The DNA window CACACCGTCACCGTCTTCGAGCGGGCCGATCGCATCGGCGGGCTGCTGCGCTACGGCATCCCCGAATTCAAGATGGAAAAGCGTGTCCTCAACCGCCGGCTGGACCAGATGCGGGCCGAGGGCACCGAATTCCGGCCCGGTGTCAACGTCGGGGTCGACATCACCGCCGAGAAATTGCGCGCCGACTTCGACGCCGTGGTGCTAGCCGGCGGTGCCACCGCGGGGCGTGACCTGCCGATCCCCGGCCGCGAACTGGACGGCATTCACCAGGCGATGGAATACCTGCCGTGGGGTAACCGCGTGCAGGAGGGCGATGACGTCCTGGGTCCCGACGGGCAGCCGCCGATCACCGCCAAGGACAAGAAGGTCGTCATCATCGGTGGCGGTGACACCGGCGCCGACTGCCTGGGCACCGCGCACCGCCAGGGCGCGAGCCTCATCCACCAGTTCGAGATCATGCCGCGTCCGCCGGAGACGCGTGCGCCGTCCACCCCGTGGCCGACCTACCCGCTGATGTACCGGGTGTCCTCGGCGCACGAAGAGGGCGGCGAGCGGGTGTTCTCGGTCAACACCGAGGAATTCGTCGGCGAGGACGGTCGCGTGACGGCGCTCAAGGCGCACGAGGTGGCCATGGAAGACGGCAAGTTCGTCAAGGTGGAGGGTTCGGAGTTCGAACTCGAGGCGGACTTGGTGTTGCTGGCGATGGGATTCGTCGGCCCCGAGAAGGAGGGCCTGCTCACCGACCTCGGGGTGAAATTCACCGAGCGCGGCAACGTCGCCCGCGGCGCCGATTTCGACACCTCGGTTCCGGGCGTCTTCGTCGCCGGTGACATGGGTCGTGGTCAGTCGCTGATCGTCTGGGCGATAGCTGAGGGCAGGGCCGCCGCGGCCGCGGCGGACCGGTTCCTGATGGGATCGACCGCGCTGCCGGCGCCGGTCAAGCCCACCGCGGTACCGCTTCAGTAGTAACACCAGTCACACCAGAAACACGACCGACTTCGCTCGGCGAGTCTGCCTCTGTTTGCCAGACGGCGGGTGTCTAATAGCTCGTTGTGAGCCCGCTCACATGGGGGTCATACCGGTTCAACGGTTGGACAGACCGATCGCAGGAGAGATTCTTGTGCATATCCACCCATTACCCCAGTCACGGATGGGGCGAATCGCCTGGTCATGGTTGCGCCACCCGGTGAAAAGTCGTGAGTTTCCCGCCAAGCACGAGCGTCTGGTGACCGCTCAGGATTTGCTGCTGTTTGGTGCGTGATCGCCCGTTCGGCGTCCCCGTACGGGCACTGCGGGTTTGCTCAGGGTGCACCCGGCGGGTTTTCGCCGGGCAACGCCGAATGCGCCGTGAAAACGGCGTCACCGCGTCCATAGACCCGAGTCGCGGATCGCCTCGGCGAGCGGCTCGAGCACGGCCGGGTCGTGCGGCGGGGGAACGTAGACGATGCCCAGATCCAAGCCCTCGGCGGCCAGCTTGGCGGCGTCCTCGATGACTTTCCCATAGTTGAGGTCCGGCTCCAGGCGCAAGTGCGCCGAGAGCGTGATCTCCTTGGGATCGCGGCCGATGTCCGCGCAGTGCGAGGCCAGGACGTCACGCTTGTGGGCGAAGACGTCGGGCGGACCGCCCACGAAATTCCAGTGCTGGGCGTAGCGAGCGGTGATCCGCAGTGTGCGCTTCTCGCCGCTGCCGCCGATGCAGATGGGCGGGTGCGGCCGCTGCGGGCCCTTGGGCTCGTTGCGCGCCCCCTTGAGTTGGTAGAACTTACCGTCGAAGTCGGTGGTCTCCTGGCTGAGCAGGCTGGTCAGCACCTCGCAGGCCTCCTCGAAGCGGTCGAAGCGTTCCTTGATGCTGCCCAGCTCGATGCCGTAGGCGCCGGACTCCTCCTCGTTCCAGCCGGCGCCGATGCCCAGCTCGAGCCGTCCGTTCGAGATGATGTCGAGGGCGGCCGCCATGTTGGCCAGCACCGCGGGGTGGCGGTAGTGGATCCCGGTGACCAGGGTGCCCACCCGCAGCCGCTTGGTGGCCTGCGCAAGTGCGGTCAGCGTCGTCCAGCCCTCCAGGCAGGGCCCGCTGCTGTCGGAAAAGATCGGGTAGAAGTGGTCGAACGTCCACCCGGATTCGTAGACCTCGATGTCGTCGGCCGCTTGCCAGACGGCGAGCATCTGAATCCAGGTGGTGTTTTGCGGAGGAGTCTTGAACGCGAATCGCATGCCCCCGACGTTAACCGGTGTTTATGAAGGGCAACTAAACTCAAGCCGCGATGACTTGTGGCTCCCTCGGAATAGACACCAAGATCACCCTGCTGGCGGCGGGCCTGATCTTCCTGCTCGCGCTCGTCCTGGGTGTGTGGAAATACCGCGAGATGATGGTCTCGGAGACCCACCTCGCCCATCCCTACGTCGACATCGCGCACCGCGCGGCGCTGCTGTATTCGTTCGCGACGCTGCTGCTCGCGGTCTTCGTGCAGCTCAGCGCCTGGCCGGTATGGGTGAACCTGACCGCGGCGGGCGTGGTCGTCTTCTTCTTCGTCGCCGCCATCCTCGCCTACATCAGCCACGGCGCGCGGCGCGACACCGTCAACCAATTCGAAAACGCCGACGGGCGAACCGCGCTGGCGATGGCGTTGCTGATCGCCGGCGAGATCGGCGGGTTCAGCGTGCTGCTCGCCGGATTCGTCGCCGGCCAACTGTGGTGATGCGCGGAGGTCTGGCGGTGACCTCCAGCGCCCGGCTTCGCCGCGCTTGCAGTCACCGAGCGGGCACACTGGAGCCATGGATCCGGTAGCGGCATTACGGCAGATCGCCTACTTCAAGGACCGCAGCCGCCACGATCCCAGACGCGTGATGGCCTATCGCAACGCGGCCGACATCATCGAAGCCCTCGACGACGCGGCTCGGGAGCGGCACGGCCAGGCCAACAGCTGGCAGACGCTGCCGGGGATCGGCCCCAAGACCGCCAAGGTCATCGACCAGGCGTGGTCAGGTCGAGAACCCGACCTGCTGGTCGATTTGCGTTCCACCGCAGAAGATCTCGGCGGCGGTGACATCCGTGCGGCGCTACGCGGCGATCTGCACCTGCACTCCAACTGGTCCGACGGCTCGGCACCGATCGAGGAGATGATGGCCTCCGCCGCGGCGCTGGGCCACGAATACTGCGCGCTGACCGACCATTCGCCGCGGCTGACCATCGCCAGCGGTCTGTCGCCGGAGCGGTTACGCAAGCAGCTCGACGTGATCGAGGGCCTCCAAGAGAAGTTCGCGCCGATGCGCATCCTGACCGGGATCGAGGTCGACATCCTCGACGACGGCAGCCTGGATCAGGAGCCCGAGCTGCTGGAACGCCTCGACGTGGTGGTGGCCAGCGTGCATTCCAAGTTGTCGATGGACGCCGCCGCGATGACCCGGCGCATGCTGCGTGCGGTGGCCAACCCGCACGCCGACGTGCTGGGTCACTGCACCGGCCGGCTGGTGTCCGGGAATCGCGGCATCCGGCCGGAATCCAAGTTCGACGCCGAGGCGGTGTTCACCGCATGCCGCGACCACGGCACCGCGGTGGAGATCAACTCGCGGCCCGAGCGGCGCGATCCGCCGAGCCGGCTGCTGAATCTGGCGCTGGAGATCGGGTGCGTGTTCACCATCGACACCGACGCGCACGCGCCCGGCCAGCTCGATTTTCTCGGCTATGGCGCCCAGCGCGCACTGGACGCGGGCGTTCCCGTCGAGCGGATTGTGAACACCTGGCCGGCCGAGCGACTGCTGGAGTGGGCCGGCGCCAACTGAGGCGCTGCTCAGACCTGCACCGTTTCCGCGCGTTCGGGAACCGGTTCGCCGCTGCGGCCAGTCGTCCACACCAGGTTGGCGCCGGCGACGGCCGCGCAGGTGGCGGCCGGAACGAGCAACGCGTAACCGCCCAATTCAGCGCCGAACACGATCCCGGCTATCCCGCCTCCGAGGGACAGCAGGAGCGTCGTCGCCAGAATCGCGGCATTCCACTTCTTGATCCCGTGTAGCCGGCTGCGGCCGAGCATCAGTCCGAGGTCGGTGACCGTCCCGGTGAAGTGGGTGGTCCGGATCGCCATTCCGCGGAAGCTGGAGGTCATCCCGTTCTGCAGACCGAGCGCTGCCGCGGCGAACAGAGCCTGTACCGCGGTTTGCTCGATTCCCAGGGCGTGGATCTGCGCCTTGACGATGGTTTCCTCGACCCCGGCGGCGGCCAGCACGAGCAGCGCTGACTCCAGGAACAGCACGGCGGCGTGGCGGGGGCCCGCGAGAACCTGGGTGGGCGCGAGAATCAACCCGGCTACGCTCGCTCCGGTCAGGAAGCCCAGAAAAATCGCGCCGAGCACGTGGGCCTTCGTAGAGCCACGGGTTGGCTGTGTTCATGCCCAGCTGGTGGTGATCGCGGTCAGGTTGCCGACGGGCAACGCCAGGATCAGGAGCGCCACCGCGTTGACGAAGCCCGCGGAAAGGGCGAGTGCCGCGCTATAACCGAGCAGGACGCCCTCGCGCGGCGGGCCGCTTTCGCGGGCTTTGTCCGGTGGCGGCATCGTGTTCAATCACTCGCTTTCGAGGTCGGTTTTTCGCCACCGCTACAAGCGGGCCGCCGGACAAGCCGCGGCCGCAGACGATTTCAAATCAACCTCAAATCATCGAAAATTCCTGCGGCGGAATCGTTTTGGCGGATTTTCGTAAGCCGTTCAGTCTGGAAGGTGCGGCATTCCTGTACCCAGGTCGCGGCCGACCAAAACCGCGGATGTCAGGGCGGATTTGCCATACCGATCCCGCACCCGGTCGATCGCCGCGTCGATCGCGAGCCGGTTCTCGTCGTCGGCGAACGGCAGCATCAGTTGCTGGGAGCCGCTGCGGTCGATGCCCGACACAGCGAAGCCGACCAACGTCAGGCCGCGCTGGGCGATGAGCGGCGTCGCCGCGGCGACCAGTTGGCGGGCGGCGGCCAGCAGCGGCGCCGTTGAGGACGTGGCCCACGGCAACGTATGCGATCGGGTTGCCCGGGTGAAATCGTCGAAGCGCAGCCGCAGCACGACCGTGCGACCGGTGCGCCCGGCCGCGCGCATGCGCGCGGTGATGCGGTCGATCAGGTTGATCACCACGGCGTCGATCTCGTTGGCCGACATGGTGTTTCCGGCGCGCCCCAGCGCCCGCTGAGCGCCGACGGAGCGGCGACGGACGCCGGTGGTCACCCGGCGGCGGTCGATGTTGCGGGACAGCGCGTACAGCTGGCGGCCCATCGCCCCGCCCACCATGGAGCCCAGTGCCGACTCGCTGAGCTCGGCGACGTCGGCGACGGTCACGACGCCGTGCGCGCGCAGCTTCTCGGCGGTCACCGCGCCCACGCCCCAGAGCCGGCGCACCGGCAGCGGCCGCAGGAAGGTGAGCTCCTGATCGGGCGGCACCAGCAGCAGTCCGTCGGGCTTGGCCTCCTGGCTGGCCACCTTGGCAAGGAACTTCGTCCGGGCGACGCCGACGGTGATCGGCAGCCCGACGCGGTCTCGCACGTCCGCGCGCAGTCGCTCGGCGATCGCCACCGGCGTGCCGCTGACCCGGCGCAGCCCGCCGACGTCGAGGAAGGCCTCGTCCACCGACAGCGCCTCGACGATCGGGGAGCAGTCCCGGAACACCTCGAAGACGGCCTCACTGGCGCGCGAATACGCGCTCATTCGCGGGGGCACCACGACGGCGTGCGGACACAGCCGTCGCGCCTGCGAGCCGCCCATGGCCGTGCGCACGCCGTAAGCCTTGGCCTCGTAGCTTGCGGCCAGCACCACGCCGCCGCCCACGATCACCGGGCGGCCGCGCAACGTCGGGTCGTCGCGCTGTTCGACGGACGCGTAGAAGGAATCGAGGTCCGCGTGCAGGATGGACGCATCGCTCCGCACGAACATATGTTCGCATAGGGGGCCGACAGGCCGGGTTCAGCAGGAGTCGCCGTAGACGCTGCTGACCCAGATGTGCACCAGCGTGTCGAGCAAATGCTCGCTGGGCACCGACGGTCGCCCGTCGGCGAACGAGCTGAGCATGACCTTCTCGTTGAGCAGGTTCAGCGCCGCGGACAGGTTGCGGGCCGGCAGTGTCACCGGCGCGGCGCCGCGGGCGCGTTCGGCCTCGATTACGGTGGTGGTGTGGTCGACCCATTTCTGCATGAACCGCGACCACAGGACATCGACGTCCTTGTTGGTGCGCGCGGCGTCGGCGGCCAGTGACACCGCGCGATGTGCGCCGAACGTCTCGACGAACACGTTGATCCCGATGCGCCACAACGTTTTCAGGTCGGCGGGCGGGTCGGCGACCATGGCCTCCAGTGCGGAGTCGGCCTCCACGATCACGCGCTCGAACAGGGTGAGCAGCACCGCGTCCTTGGACGGGAAATAGAAGTAGAACGTCGGTCGGGACAGGCCGGCCCCCTTGGCCAGGTCGTCGACGGAGATGTCGGCGAGCGGACGTTCGCGCAGCAGCTGTTCCGCGGTGGCCAGGATGGCCAGTTCGCGATCGTCGCCGGACGGGCGCGCCGAACGCCTGCCCCGATGGGTGTGGGCGGAACCGAGGGTAGACACGGCCGCTACTTTACACGTTGTTGAAAGTTTCGACACGGTGTTGACTGGTTCAACACCGCGTTGATAACGTTGGGCCCATGACTGAGCACCTTGACGTCCTCATCGTCGGCGCCGGTATCTCCGGCATCAGCGCGGCCTGGCACCTGCAGGACCGCTGCCCGACGAAGAGCTACGCCATCCTGGAACGCCGTGCTGACCTGGGCGGAACCTGGGACCTGTTCAAGTACCCGGGCATCCGGTCGGACTCGGACATGTTCACCCTGGGCTTCCGGTTCAAGCCCTGGCGCTCGGCGAAGTCGATCGCCGACGGCGCTTCGATCAAGGCATACATCAAGGAGACCGCGGTCGAGAACCGGATCGAGCCGAAGATCCGCTACCGCAACCGGGTGGTGGCCGCCGACTGGTCCGACACCGACAACCGCTGGAACCTGATCGTCGAGAACGACGGCCTGCAGAGCGAGATGACGTGCTCGTTCCTGTTCGCCTGCACCGGCTACTACAACTACGACGAGGGCTTCTCGCCGACCTTCCCGGGCTCGGACGACTTCGGGGGCACCATCGTCCATCCGCAGCACTGGCCCGAGGACCTCGACTACGCGGGCAAGCGAATCGTCGTCATCGGATCCGGTGCCACCGCGATCACCCTGATTCCCGCCCTGGTGAACTCGGGCGCGGGCCACGTGACCATGCTGCAGCGCTCGCCGACCTACATCGGCTCGCTGCCCGGCGTCGATCCCTTTGCCGAGAAGGCCAACCGGCTGCTGCCCGACCGCCTCGCCCACATGGCCAACCGCTGGAAAGCCATCGCGTTCAGCACCTTCCAATACCAGCTGTCCCGCAAGGCCCCGGCCTACATGCGCAAGACCTTGATGACGATGGCGCAGCGGCGCCTGCCGGAGGGCTACGACGTCGAAAAGCACTTCGGCCCGCGCTACAACGTCTGGGACGAGCGGCTGTGCCTGGCGCCCGACGGCGACTTCTTCCGGACCATCCGGCACGGCAAGGCCGACGTCGTCACCGACACCATCGAGCGGTTCACCGAGACCGGCATCAAGCTCACCTCGGGTGAAGAGTTGACGGCCGACATCATCGTCACCGCAACGGGATTGAACATGCAGTTGTTGGGTGGCGTGAAGCCCACCCGCAACGGCGAGGACATCGACCTGACCTCGTTGATGACCTACAAGGGCCTGATGTTCTCCGGTGTGCCGAACTTCGCCATCACTTTCGGCTACACGAACGCGTCCTGGACGCTGAAGGCCGACCTGGTCTCCGAATTCGTCTGCCGCGTGCTGAACTATATGGACGCCAACGGTTTTGACTTCGTGGAGCCGCAGCATCCCGGCAACGACGTCGACGAGCTGCCGTTCATGGACTTCACTCCGGGCTACTTCCGGCGTTCGATGCACCTGCTGCCCAAGTCGGGGTCCCGGGCGCCGTGGCGGCTCAAGCAGAACTACTTCCTCGACATGCGCACGATCCGGCGCGGCAAGGTCGACGAAGACGGCTTGAAGTTCGCGAAAAAGCGCGCCCCCGTGGGGGTTTAGTGGATTACTCTCCTGCGGCGACGACGACGATCCCGTCGTCGTCGCTGTAGGCGATCTGGCCCGGCACGAATGTCACCCCGCCCAGGGTGACCTCGACGTCGCGCTCGCCGGCGCCGGTCTTGGTGCTCTTGCGGGGGTTGGTGCCCAACGCCTTGATGCCGATGTCCATGCCCCGCAACGTGGCGGAATCGCGCACCGCGCCGTTGACGATGAGACCCGCCCAGCCGTTGGACCGGGCCAACTCGGCGATGACGTCGCCGACCAGCGCGGTGTGCAGGGAGCCGTCGCCATCGATGACCAATACCCCGCCCCGGCCCGGCTCCGACAGCACCGATTTGAGCAGCGCGTTGTCCTGAAAACACCGCACGGTGCTGATCGGCCCGGCGAATTCGGCCCGACCGCCCATCTGGCGGAATTGCACGTCGCAGCTGCGTACGTCGGGACCGATGCTGTCTACGAGGTCGGCCGTCGGCCGGAATGACACGGTTACTTCTGACATGTACCCGGCGGCTCAGCGGCGACGCAGCTGGCGAATGAGCAGGATGGCCAGCAGGCTGACGGCTAGGGCAACAATCAGCGGCAACGGAAACTGACCCGCCGCGGAGGCTGCGATCTCGGGGGAGACGGGGTTGTTGGCCGCCTCCACGGTGGACTTCGCTTGCGCGGCAGCGTCTTTGGCGGCGGCGGTGAGGTCGCCGTTGCTTTCTGCCCGCTGCTGCACGTCCAGCGGCGGTTGCTCGGCGGGCCGCTCGGGCGGCTTGGGCGGCGCGGGTTCGGCGTTCTTCGCCGGCAGCTTTTTGGCGGGTGCCTTCTTGGCGGGTGCTTTTTTAGCGGGCGCCTTTTTCGCAGGTGCCTTTTTGGCCGGCGCTTTCGCGGTCTTTTTCGCTGCCTTGGCGGGCGGCTTCTTCTCCGGCGGAGTGCCGGCGCCGTCGGGTGCGCTGTTGGTTGGGTCCTGCGGGTCTGCCATGCGGCCGCTCCTTGAGCTTCCTCTGTCGTGATTCCCCTGGCTCACCGGGTTCAAGGTCCCATCATGCCAGGACGCTTCGCGGCCCCTCGGTCACCGGTCGCCGCCCACCGTTCTCAGCGGCGGCCCCGCGCCGCCCGCCATGCGCCCCCCGCGACGACCGCCACCGCGACCGCTATGAATGGCCAGACCGGCAGCGCGCCGCCGCCGTCGGGGCGCGCCGCGGGTGGTCCGGGCGTGCCGGTGCCGGGCACCGTGAGCCGAAACGACCAGGATCCGGACACCACGTGGCCATCGGCGGACGTCACCCGGTAGTTCACCGTGTACGTCCCGGCCGGCCCCAGCGCGCGTAGGGCGATGCCGACCGCCGCGCCCTGCACGGTCGGTTCTCCGGTGGACCACACGTTGCCGTCGGGCCCGATCACGGTCATGGCCGCGAACGAGGTTTGCAGCTGCTCGTTGAAGGTGGCGCTCACCCGCTGCGGACCGCTCGCCAGCGCCGCATCGGCCGCGGGATCGGTGGATACGCGGGTGGCGTGCGCCGACGCGGCCGGCGCGACCAGTGTGGCGATCACGAGCATGACGCCGGCGCACACGCCAACCGCCAGGCGCTTCATGCCCGCCGGCGGATCAGTGCAAACGCGACGCCCGCAGCGGCCAGCACCAGAGCGCCGCCGCCCAGCAGCCGCGCGGTGTTGTCGGCGGCACCCGGCCGCGCGGGCGCGGAGTTGGGTGAGCCGTGGTGTTGGTGTGGGCCCGCCGGCCCGCCGGCAAGGGTGAGCATGGGTAGCGGGTGCTCCGGCTCGCTCCCGTCGGGCCGCGGGGGCTGATCCCAGTGCACCACCGTCCCGTCGGAGTAGGTCTG is part of the Mycobacterium mantenii genome and encodes:
- the dinB gene encoding DNA polymerase IV translates to MFVRSDASILHADLDSFYASVEQRDDPTLRGRPVIVGGGVVLAASYEAKAYGVRTAMGGSQARRLCPHAVVVPPRMSAYSRASEAVFEVFRDCSPIVEALSVDEAFLDVGGLRRVSGTPVAIAERLRADVRDRVGLPITVGVARTKFLAKVASQEAKPDGLLLVPPDQELTFLRPLPVRRLWGVGAVTAEKLRAHGVVTVADVAELSESALGSMVGGAMGRQLYALSRNIDRRRVTTGVRRRSVGAQRALGRAGNTMSANEIDAVVINLIDRITARMRAAGRTGRTVVLRLRFDDFTRATRSHTLPWATSSTAPLLAAARQLVAAATPLIAQRGLTLVGFAVSGIDRSGSQQLMLPFADDENRLAIDAAIDRVRDRYGKSALTSAVLVGRDLGTGMPHLPD
- the rraA gene encoding ribonuclease E activity regulator RraA, which translates into the protein MSEVTVSFRPTADLVDSIGPDVRSCDVQFRQMGGRAEFAGPISTVRCFQDNALLKSVLSEPGRGGVLVIDGDGSLHTALVGDVIAELARSNGWAGLIVNGAVRDSATLRGMDIGIKALGTNPRKSTKTGAGERDVEVTLGGVTFVPGQIAYSDDDGIVVVAAGE
- a CDS encoding TetR/AcrR family transcriptional regulator, whose protein sequence is MSTLGSAHTHRGRRSARPSGDDRELAILATAEQLLRERPLADISVDDLAKGAGLSRPTFYFYFPSKDAVLLTLFERVIVEADSALEAMVADPPADLKTLWRIGINVFVETFGAHRAVSLAADAARTNKDVDVLWSRFMQKWVDHTTTVIEAERARGAAPVTLPARNLSAALNLLNEKVMLSSFADGRPSVPSEHLLDTLVHIWVSSVYGDSC
- a CDS encoding flavin-containing monooxygenase; its protein translation is MTEHLDVLIVGAGISGISAAWHLQDRCPTKSYAILERRADLGGTWDLFKYPGIRSDSDMFTLGFRFKPWRSAKSIADGASIKAYIKETAVENRIEPKIRYRNRVVAADWSDTDNRWNLIVENDGLQSEMTCSFLFACTGYYNYDEGFSPTFPGSDDFGGTIVHPQHWPEDLDYAGKRIVVIGSGATAITLIPALVNSGAGHVTMLQRSPTYIGSLPGVDPFAEKANRLLPDRLAHMANRWKAIAFSTFQYQLSRKAPAYMRKTLMTMAQRRLPEGYDVEKHFGPRYNVWDERLCLAPDGDFFRTIRHGKADVVTDTIERFTETGIKLTSGEELTADIIVTATGLNMQLLGGVKPTRNGEDIDLTSLMTYKGLMFSGVPNFAITFGYTNASWTLKADLVSEFVCRVLNYMDANGFDFVEPQHPGNDVDELPFMDFTPGYFRRSMHLLPKSGSRAPWRLKQNYFLDMRTIRRGKVDEDGLKFAKKRAPVGV
- a CDS encoding LLM class F420-dependent oxidoreductase, with the protein product MRFAFKTPPQNTTWIQMLAVWQAADDIEVYESGWTFDHFYPIFSDSSGPCLEGWTTLTALAQATKRLRVGTLVTGIHYRHPAVLANMAAALDIISNGRLELGIGAGWNEEESGAYGIELGSIKERFDRFEEACEVLTSLLSQETTDFDGKFYQLKGARNEPKGPQRPHPPICIGGSGEKRTLRITARYAQHWNFVGGPPDVFAHKRDVLASHCADIGRDPKEITLSAHLRLEPDLNYGKVIEDAAKLAAEGLDLGIVYVPPPHDPAVLEPLAEAIRDSGLWTR
- a CDS encoding copper resistance CopC family protein, which gives rise to MKRLAVGVCAGVMLVIATLVAPAASAHATRVSTDPAADAALASGPQRVSATFNEQLQTSFAAMTVIGPDGNVWSTGEPTVQGAAVGIALRALGPAGTYTVNYRVTSADGHVVSGSWSFRLTVPGTGTPGPPAARPDGGGALPVWPFIAVAVAVVAGGAWRAARGRR
- a CDS encoding Rv3852 family protein: MADPQDPTNSAPDGAGTPPEKKPPAKAAKKTAKAPAKKAPAKKAPAKKAPAKKAPAKKLPAKNAEPAPPKPPERPAEQPPLDVQQRAESNGDLTAAAKDAAAQAKSTVEAANNPVSPEIAASAAGQFPLPLIVALAVSLLAILLIRQLRRR
- a CDS encoding PHP domain-containing protein, encoding MDPVAALRQIAYFKDRSRHDPRRVMAYRNAADIIEALDDAARERHGQANSWQTLPGIGPKTAKVIDQAWSGREPDLLVDLRSTAEDLGGGDIRAALRGDLHLHSNWSDGSAPIEEMMASAAALGHEYCALTDHSPRLTIASGLSPERLRKQLDVIEGLQEKFAPMRILTGIEVDILDDGSLDQEPELLERLDVVVASVHSKLSMDAAAMTRRMLRAVANPHADVLGHCTGRLVSGNRGIRPESKFDAEAVFTACRDHGTAVEINSRPERRDPPSRLLNLALEIGCVFTIDTDAHAPGQLDFLGYGAQRALDAGVPVERIVNTWPAERLLEWAGAN
- a CDS encoding glutamate synthase subunit beta, with protein sequence MADPSGFLKYTHRELPKRRPVPLRLRDWQEVYEEFDNETLREQATRCMDCGIPFCHNGCPLGNLIPEWNDLVRRDRWRDAIERLHATNNFPDFTGRLCPAPCEPACVLGINQDPVTIKQIELEIIDKAFDEGWVQPLPPDKRTGKKVAVVGSGPAGLAAAQQLTRAGHTVTVFERADRIGGLLRYGIPEFKMEKRVLNRRLDQMRAEGTEFRPGVNVGVDITAEKLRADFDAVVLAGGATAGRDLPIPGRELDGIHQAMEYLPWGNRVQEGDDVLGPDGQPPITAKDKKVVIIGGGDTGADCLGTAHRQGASLIHQFEIMPRPPETRAPSTPWPTYPLMYRVSSAHEEGGERVFSVNTEEFVGEDGRVTALKAHEVAMEDGKFVKVEGSEFELEADLVLLAMGFVGPEKEGLLTDLGVKFTERGNVARGADFDTSVPGVFVAGDMGRGQSLIVWAIAEGRAAAAAADRFLMGSTALPAPVKPTAVPLQ